Proteins encoded by one window of Clostridium bornimense:
- the sigE gene encoding RNA polymerase sporulation sigma factor SigE, translated as MIRLVRFIKKILKVLKIENILEKKSVHYIGGSDTLPPPLSKDEEEELIERLKAGEEDVRRILIERNLRLVVYIARKFENTGLTIEDLISVGTIGLIKAVKTFDPTKKIKLATYASRCIENEILMYLRRNSKLKSEISFYEPLNIDWDGNELLLSDILGTENDGVYNVLEDEVDKQLLVLALKKLNVREKEIVELRYGLNGKGEKTQKEVADMLGISQSYISRLEKRIIKQLKKEINKMV; from the coding sequence ATGATTAGATTAGTAAGATTTATAAAGAAGATATTAAAAGTTCTTAAAATAGAAAATATATTAGAAAAAAAGTCAGTACACTATATTGGAGGAAGTGATACACTTCCTCCACCATTATCTAAAGATGAAGAAGAAGAACTTATAGAAAGATTAAAAGCAGGGGAAGAAGATGTAAGAAGAATATTAATAGAACGTAATTTAAGACTTGTAGTGTATATTGCAAGAAAATTTGAAAATACAGGATTAACTATAGAAGATCTTATTTCTGTAGGAACAATTGGACTTATAAAAGCTGTAAAGACATTTGATCCAACAAAAAAAATAAAATTAGCAACCTATGCTTCTAGGTGTATAGAAAATGAGATATTAATGTACCTAAGAAGAAATTCTAAATTAAAGTCAGAAATATCTTTTTATGAGCCTCTTAATATAGATTGGGATGGAAATGAATTGTTATTATCAGATATATTGGGAACAGAAAATGATGGGGTATATAATGTTTTAGAAGATGAGGTAGATAAACAGTTGTTAGTTTTAGCATTAAAAAAATTAAATGTAAGAGAGAAAGAAATTGTAGAGTTAAGATATGGACTTAATGGGAAAGGTGAAAAGACGCAGAAGGAAGTGGCCGATATGCTTGGTATATCACAGTCTTATATATCTAGATTAGAAAAAAGAATAATTAAACAACTGAAGAAAGAAATTAATAAAATGGTTTGA
- a CDS encoding sigma-E processing peptidase SpoIIGA: MIVYLDILLIENFIVNFFLLYITIKSLSIEINYKRLLASSMLGALYVITYFYNFNGILTSLPFKIIVGYLLVAIVLKKNTIRMKIKGSVLYLLYTVLLAGICFFLAQNSKVYIYRGFIFNFSSKKLLLSLILIFFLLDRMYKFIKDSLFVNKFIYNMELILGDEIIKLKGFLDTGNELREPITNLPVVFIESTLIDKNLIDEDQMITISYKVVNDRNLEVKAFKPKALIVHRGEERKVVDCFIALSEGSLSNENKFNALLSRGVIY, encoded by the coding sequence ATGATTGTTTACTTAGACATTTTACTCATAGAAAATTTTATTGTTAATTTTTTTCTCCTTTATATAACTATAAAAAGTTTATCTATAGAAATTAATTACAAAAGATTATTGGCTTCGTCTATGTTAGGAGCATTATATGTTATCACCTATTTTTATAATTTTAATGGAATTTTAACTAGTTTACCTTTTAAGATTATTGTGGGATATTTATTAGTTGCAATAGTTCTTAAAAAAAATACAATAAGGATGAAGATAAAAGGAAGCGTTTTATATCTTCTTTATACTGTATTGTTAGCGGGGATATGTTTTTTTCTAGCGCAAAATTCAAAAGTATATATATATAGGGGATTCATATTTAATTTTTCTTCGAAAAAATTACTGTTGTCTTTAATACTTATATTCTTTTTGTTAGATCGTATGTATAAATTTATTAAAGATTCTTTATTTGTAAATAAGTTTATATATAATATGGAATTAATTCTTGGAGATGAGATTATAAAGTTAAAAGGTTTTTTAGATACAGGTAATGAATTAAGAGAGCCCATTACTAATTTACCTGTAGTTTTTATAGAATCTACTCTAATAGATAAAAATTTAATTGATGAAGATCAAATGATAACAATAAGTTATAAAGTAGTAAATGATAGGAATTTGGAAGTTAAAGCCTTTAAGCCAAAGGCGCTAATAGTTCATAGAGGGGAAGAAAGAAAAGTAGTAGATTGTTTTATTGCATTATCTGAAGGTAGTTTAAGCAATGAAAATAAGTTTAATGCCCTTCTCTCAAGAGGAGTAATTTATTAG
- the ftsZ gene encoding cell division protein FtsZ, with the protein MLDFDVDVSAFAQIKVIGCGGGGNNAVNRMIEEGLKNVEFIAVNTDKQALALSKASQKIQIGDKLTKGLGAGANPEVGGKAAEESREEIEASLKGADMVFITAGMGGGTGTGAAPVVAEIAKSMGILTVGVVTKPFPFEGRRRMMHAEMGIKNLKERVDTLVTIPNERLLSIVDKKTSLVDSFKLADEILRQGVQGISDLITIPGLVNLDFADVRTVMLDKGLAHMGVGTGKGDNRAEEAAKQAISSPLLETSIKGATGVLINVTGGSDLGLLEISEAAEIVQDAADPDAHIIFGAVINESMKDEIRITVIATGFDEASSINKEKPSLFGKPERKEEVEEKKTVQEEVAATSTSSERDDIDIPTFLRKRHRY; encoded by the coding sequence GTGCTAGATTTTGATGTTGATGTAAGTGCATTTGCGCAAATAAAAGTAATTGGATGCGGTGGCGGAGGAAATAATGCCGTTAATAGAATGATTGAAGAAGGACTTAAAAATGTTGAGTTTATTGCTGTTAATACAGATAAGCAAGCATTAGCTTTATCAAAAGCAAGTCAAAAAATACAAATTGGAGATAAATTAACTAAAGGATTAGGAGCAGGTGCAAATCCTGAAGTTGGTGGAAAAGCTGCTGAAGAAAGTAGAGAAGAGATAGAAGCATCACTTAAAGGAGCAGATATGGTATTTATAACTGCCGGTATGGGTGGTGGAACAGGAACAGGTGCGGCACCAGTTGTTGCTGAAATTGCAAAATCAATGGGTATTCTTACTGTCGGTGTTGTAACTAAACCATTCCCATTTGAGGGTAGAAGAAGAATGATGCATGCAGAAATGGGAATAAAAAATTTAAAAGAGAGAGTAGATACATTAGTAACTATTCCTAATGAAAGATTATTATCAATAGTTGATAAAAAGACATCATTAGTGGATTCTTTTAAATTAGCTGATGAAATATTAAGACAAGGGGTTCAAGGTATATCTGACCTTATTACTATACCAGGACTTGTAAATCTTGACTTTGCAGATGTTAGAACTGTTATGTTAGATAAGGGACTAGCACATATGGGTGTAGGTACAGGAAAAGGTGATAACAGAGCAGAGGAAGCTGCTAAACAAGCAATATCATCACCACTTTTAGAAACTTCAATTAAAGGAGCTACAGGTGTACTTATTAATGTTACTGGTGGATCTGATTTAGGTCTATTAGAAATTAGTGAAGCGGCAGAAATAGTTCAAGATGCAGCAGATCCAGATGCACATATCATATTTGGTGCAGTAATAAATGAATCTATGAAAGATGAAATTAGAATTACTGTAATAGCTACTGGATTTGATGAGGCAAGTTCAATAAATAAAGAAAAACCAAGTTTATTTGGTAAACCAGAAAGAAAAGAAGAAGTAGAAGAAAAGAAAACTGTTCAAGAAGAAGTAGCAGCTACATCAACATCTTCTGAAAGAGATGATATAGATATACCTACTTTCTTAAGAAAGAGACATAGATATTAA